One Natrinema halophilum genomic window carries:
- a CDS encoding succinic semialdehyde dehydrogenase: MALETDSPPDALAATGIFDGWLTGLTERIDAAGTETIDVRAPATDAVIGSIPRCTEDDVERAVESARSAQSSWAETPIDERSEILERFGDLVLKRRAELLDCLQLETGKSRRHAVEEVVDVAMACSYYADRGAEALGEDRRRGVFPLATTAHVTYEPVGVVGAISPWNYPLTLSLTDVLPALVAGNTVVLKPDEKTPYTALAMADLLERAGLPDGCFEIVTGRGATVGPALIDRVDYVSFTGSTETGRSVAERAGRNLIGCSLELGGKNPLLVLDDADVEEAARGAVQACFTNAGQLCLAAERLYVADAVYDEFLDAFVEETRRLTLGTGFDFADDVGSLIDGDQLERVESHVEDARDRGATVLTGGRRRPDVGPFCYEPTILTDVDPDATAACEETFGPVVSVESVPDVATGIERANDSDYGLNASVWTGNRTRGVAVAREIDCGTVCVNDAYISGWASVDAPMGGFGDSGLGRRHGREGIERYLESRTITTSRIGPLDAPPGIPVSWYARGMFALTRLQHRLPTVSSIERWLRNARF; the protein is encoded by the coding sequence ATGGCACTCGAAACGGATTCGCCGCCGGACGCCCTCGCTGCGACGGGCATTTTCGACGGATGGCTCACGGGGTTGACCGAGCGCATCGATGCCGCCGGAACCGAGACGATCGACGTTCGAGCGCCGGCGACAGACGCTGTGATCGGATCGATCCCCCGCTGTACCGAAGATGACGTCGAACGGGCCGTCGAGAGCGCCCGAAGCGCGCAGTCGTCGTGGGCCGAGACGCCGATCGACGAGCGTAGCGAAATTCTCGAGCGGTTCGGCGACCTCGTTTTGAAACGTCGCGCGGAACTGCTCGACTGCCTCCAGCTCGAGACGGGCAAGTCTCGCCGCCACGCCGTCGAAGAAGTCGTCGACGTGGCGATGGCGTGTTCGTACTACGCCGATCGCGGGGCCGAAGCCCTCGGCGAAGATCGGCGACGCGGCGTGTTTCCGCTGGCGACGACCGCCCACGTGACGTACGAGCCGGTCGGCGTCGTCGGCGCTATCTCGCCGTGGAACTATCCCCTCACGCTCTCGCTAACCGACGTCCTCCCCGCGCTCGTCGCCGGCAACACCGTCGTCCTCAAACCCGACGAGAAGACGCCCTACACCGCGCTCGCGATGGCTGACCTGCTCGAGCGAGCGGGACTGCCCGACGGCTGCTTCGAAATCGTCACCGGCCGGGGGGCGACGGTCGGCCCGGCGTTGATCGACCGCGTCGACTACGTCTCGTTTACCGGCAGCACCGAGACGGGCCGATCCGTCGCCGAACGGGCGGGTCGAAATCTGATCGGGTGCTCGCTCGAGCTGGGCGGGAAGAACCCGCTACTCGTTCTCGACGACGCCGACGTCGAAGAGGCGGCCCGCGGGGCAGTCCAGGCCTGTTTTACGAACGCCGGGCAACTGTGTCTCGCCGCCGAGCGACTCTACGTCGCCGACGCGGTCTACGACGAGTTTCTCGATGCCTTCGTCGAGGAGACGCGACGGCTCACGCTCGGCACCGGCTTCGATTTCGCGGACGACGTCGGATCGCTGATCGACGGCGACCAGCTCGAGCGCGTCGAATCCCACGTCGAAGACGCGCGCGATCGAGGTGCGACGGTCCTCACGGGCGGCCGGCGTCGGCCCGACGTCGGACCGTTCTGTTACGAGCCGACGATCCTGACGGACGTCGATCCGGATGCGACGGCCGCCTGCGAGGAGACGTTCGGCCCGGTCGTCTCGGTCGAATCCGTGCCGGACGTGGCGACGGGGATCGAGCGGGCGAACGACTCGGACTACGGCCTGAACGCGAGCGTCTGGACCGGCAACAGGACGCGTGGGGTCGCCGTCGCCCGCGAGATCGATTGCGGGACCGTCTGCGTCAACGACGCGTACATCTCCGGTTGGGCGTCGGTCGACGCGCCGATGGGCGGCTTCGGCGATTCCGGACTCGGTCGACGACACGGTCGCGAGGGGATCGAGCGCTACCTCGAATCCCGGACGATCACCACCTCCCGGATCGGGCCGCTCGACGCGCCACCCGGGATTCCGGTGTCGTGGTACGCCCGCGGAATGTTTGCGCTGACACGTCTGCAACACCGGTTGCCGACCGTCTCGAGCATCGAACGGTGGCTCCGAAACGCGAGATTCTGA
- a CDS encoding DUF5789 family protein produces the protein MLLNGTGEVIDDHEYPATTEELIDEYGDRTLELPNGSETVGDVLARLESETFENPEDARFAVYSAVSDKAVGRVGYSDRDPTPVGSPYSPDAVSF, from the coding sequence ATGCTGCTCAATGGCACCGGCGAGGTCATCGACGACCACGAGTATCCCGCGACAACCGAGGAACTGATCGACGAATACGGCGATCGAACCCTCGAACTCCCGAACGGTAGCGAAACGGTCGGTGACGTACTCGCTCGCCTCGAGTCCGAAACCTTCGAAAATCCTGAAGACGCCCGCTTCGCCGTCTACTCTGCCGTCAGCGACAAGGCCGTCGGCCGCGTCGGCTACAGCGACCGCGACCCGACGCCGGTCGGCAGTCCGTACTCGCCCGACGCCGTCTCGTTCTGA
- a CDS encoding TrmB family transcriptional regulator, translating to MPNAEEAVTALEELGLTEYEARCFAALTRLSKGTAKEVSQVADIPRSRVYDTIERLERRGLVSVQQTEPREYKAVPIETACRRIREDFDSRINAAENALGQLEKPDSADDEGMWAITQPEHVTERIVTFLEEAEESIHYLVAATEVVDPEIQTALGSAVDRGVNTYIEVSSEAGAEKFTAAVPNANTTIAADLETTNDVCSELPAQLLLVDKRAIVSAGMKESDLPDVVNEMAVWTYGRDHGFAVWIRELLDNRLPDQVRES from the coding sequence GTGCCAAACGCCGAGGAAGCGGTCACGGCGCTCGAGGAACTGGGCCTGACGGAGTATGAGGCCCGGTGCTTTGCCGCCCTCACTCGCCTCTCGAAAGGGACGGCCAAGGAGGTTAGCCAGGTCGCAGACATTCCTCGCTCGCGGGTGTACGACACCATCGAGCGCCTCGAGCGCAGGGGGTTGGTCAGCGTCCAACAAACGGAGCCTCGCGAATACAAGGCCGTCCCGATAGAGACGGCATGTCGCCGAATTCGCGAGGATTTCGATTCCCGAATCAACGCCGCGGAGAACGCTCTCGGCCAACTCGAGAAACCCGACTCAGCGGACGACGAGGGAATGTGGGCGATTACGCAGCCGGAACACGTCACCGAACGCATCGTCACCTTCCTCGAGGAGGCCGAGGAGTCGATCCATTACCTCGTTGCTGCGACCGAGGTGGTCGACCCCGAAATCCAGACGGCTCTCGGGTCGGCGGTCGACCGCGGCGTCAACACGTACATCGAAGTCTCCTCGGAAGCAGGCGCCGAGAAATTCACGGCGGCGGTGCCGAACGCGAACACGACGATTGCGGCAGATCTCGAGACGACGAACGACGTCTGCTCTGAACTACCGGCACAGCTGCTTCTGGTCGATAAGCGAGCGATCGTCTCGGCCGGAATGAAAGAGAGCGACCTCCCCGACGTAGTCAACGAGATGGCCGTCTGGACGTACGGTCGCGATCACGGGTTCGCCGTCTGGATCCGCGAACTACTCGACAACCGCCTCCCCGACCAGGTCAGGGAATCGTAG
- a CDS encoding DUF7405 family protein has protein sequence MPCRHARIRTREQGDTRGLERREFMKSALTIGGASALSAAMGVTGLTGTVEASDGGVDAPDRRNRQHAWADFLERNAQDVPHLPAHQLLLFVNYDRSGEPTPEDRNEMEGALDQIEQAFQWNNEGVLFTVSYSRTYFERFDDELPQGIDLKRNREFIDSLDVPNEDPIPEDAEILIHLTSDTVANLLAVEEALWGEMDDLNGVPIEHTFEGLFDRPTGFPERRTGFVGSGVPREEIERDDIPEDAPLSMGFESLFQDAVPSEDDVTIVENQTLAKPMPPGPFAQGFIQHASSLNLELESWYDESLEMRTARMFSPYHHPDEIGEIADELGDTTDLEGLPMRDPEADDDIARRTQQDAEEFELVGHLQKLVRARFDLSERDADAESDGELDTTILRRDFNTTDMETESGLHFIALMRFNGYMAYVRKAMSGVGFQGSEEIPLIDEDEGPQGEPFVDHDDVDIPEEANGFHSQIEATRRGNFLLPPLSMRSLPQAQGCSVEINVSPRRNGQVVNLEERHVCVAVFDLTESPDGIEQAQFGRPKTVNQLRGANPVSRVFCDLTGDGTTDALLLFETNDLEFEPGEETGRIVMYNDRGEPIHRSVDLTVTESDRDPFWH, from the coding sequence ATGCCTTGCAGACACGCACGTATACGAACGCGGGAACAGGGAGACACGCGGGGGCTCGAGCGGCGCGAGTTCATGAAGTCGGCGCTAACCATCGGCGGTGCGAGCGCGCTATCGGCGGCGATGGGCGTAACCGGGCTGACGGGAACCGTCGAAGCCAGCGACGGCGGCGTCGATGCACCCGATCGACGCAATCGACAACACGCCTGGGCGGACTTCCTCGAACGCAACGCACAGGACGTTCCCCATTTGCCCGCCCACCAGCTGCTACTCTTCGTAAACTACGACCGGTCCGGCGAACCCACGCCGGAGGATCGCAACGAGATGGAAGGGGCACTCGACCAGATCGAGCAGGCCTTCCAGTGGAACAACGAGGGAGTGCTATTTACGGTGAGCTATTCCCGGACCTACTTCGAACGATTCGACGACGAATTGCCCCAGGGAATCGATCTCAAGCGGAATCGGGAGTTCATCGACTCGCTCGACGTCCCGAACGAGGATCCGATCCCCGAGGATGCGGAGATACTGATCCACCTCACCAGCGATACCGTTGCGAACCTGCTCGCGGTCGAAGAAGCGCTCTGGGGGGAGATGGACGACCTCAACGGCGTGCCGATCGAACACACGTTCGAGGGACTCTTCGATCGGCCGACGGGCTTCCCCGAACGTCGGACCGGCTTCGTCGGCAGCGGTGTCCCTCGAGAAGAGATCGAGCGCGACGACATTCCCGAGGATGCCCCGCTGTCGATGGGCTTCGAGTCGCTGTTTCAGGACGCCGTCCCGTCCGAGGACGACGTGACGATCGTCGAGAATCAGACGCTCGCCAAACCGATGCCGCCGGGCCCGTTCGCCCAGGGGTTCATCCAGCACGCCTCGAGCCTGAACCTCGAGTTGGAGTCGTGGTACGACGAGTCATTGGAGATGCGCACCGCACGGATGTTCAGTCCCTACCACCACCCCGACGAGATCGGGGAAATCGCGGACGAGCTCGGAGATACGACGGATCTCGAGGGCCTCCCGATGCGCGACCCAGAGGCCGACGACGACATCGCGCGGCGCACCCAACAGGATGCCGAGGAATTCGAGCTGGTCGGCCACCTCCAGAAGCTCGTTCGCGCCCGGTTCGATTTGAGCGAGCGGGACGCTGACGCCGAATCCGACGGCGAACTCGACACGACGATTCTCCGGCGAGACTTCAACACGACCGACATGGAGACCGAGTCGGGACTCCACTTCATCGCTCTGATGCGGTTCAACGGCTACATGGCGTACGTCCGAAAGGCGATGAGCGGCGTCGGCTTCCAGGGGAGCGAAGAAATCCCGCTGATCGACGAAGACGAGGGTCCCCAGGGCGAGCCGTTCGTCGATCACGACGACGTGGACATCCCCGAGGAGGCGAACGGGTTCCACAGCCAGATCGAAGCAACCCGTCGAGGGAATTTCCTGCTACCGCCGCTGTCCATGCGATCGTTACCGCAGGCACAGGGATGCTCGGTCGAGATCAACGTCTCGCCCCGCAGAAACGGCCAGGTGGTCAATCTCGAGGAGCGCCACGTGTGTGTCGCGGTGTTCGACCTCACGGAGAGCCCCGACGGGATCGAGCAGGCTCAGTTCGGAAGGCCAAAAACGGTCAACCAATTGCGCGGCGCGAATCCTGTTTCGAGAGTCTTCTGTGACCTGACGGGCGACGGCACCACCGACGCGCTTTTGCTCTTCGAGACGAACGACCTCGAGTTCGAGCCGGGTGAGGAAACTGGCCGAATCGTCATGTACAACGATCGAGGCGAACCGATTCACCGGAGCGTCGACCTCACCGTTACCGAAAGCGATCGGGACCCATTCTGGCACTGA
- a CDS encoding PHP domain-containing protein: MPFADLHVHTTRSDGSLELEAIPEAAHRGGVEIVAVTDHDRAQPFDEPVVERDGVTLIHGIELRVETNGGQRIDLLGYGLEPSADLEAILDDIQTNRIERGRAIVDCVESRLELDLGVTVASGFGRPHIARAIDAHPDTENGYQDAFDHLIGSDCPCYVPRDVPSFERGRAALTESSRLVSLAHPLRYRDPERALELAADLDAVELQYPYGRDVDTSPVERTIERYDLLTTGGSDAHDEHLGVDGLSRRTYERLGLPT; this comes from the coding sequence ATGCCATTTGCGGACCTACACGTCCACACGACCCGTTCGGACGGGAGCCTCGAACTCGAGGCGATTCCCGAGGCCGCTCACCGCGGCGGCGTCGAAATCGTCGCGGTGACGGACCACGATCGGGCACAGCCGTTCGACGAGCCGGTCGTCGAGCGCGACGGCGTAACGCTCATCCACGGGATCGAACTTCGAGTCGAGACGAACGGGGGACAACGGATCGATTTACTGGGGTACGGACTCGAACCGAGCGCCGACCTCGAAGCCATTCTCGATGACATCCAGACGAACCGTATCGAGCGCGGACGGGCGATCGTCGACTGCGTGGAATCGCGACTCGAACTCGATCTCGGCGTCACGGTCGCCAGCGGGTTCGGGCGACCACACATCGCGCGGGCGATCGACGCACATCCCGATACGGAGAACGGGTATCAGGACGCGTTCGATCACCTCATCGGCTCCGACTGTCCGTGTTACGTGCCGCGGGACGTCCCGTCGTTCGAACGGGGTCGCGCGGCGCTGACCGAGTCGAGTCGGCTCGTCTCGCTAGCTCACCCGCTGCGGTATCGCGATCCGGAACGTGCGCTCGAACTCGCAGCCGACCTCGACGCCGTCGAGTTGCAGTACCCGTACGGCAGGGACGTCGACACTTCCCCCGTCGAGCGGACGATCGAGCGCTACGACTTGCTCACGACCGGGGGTAGTGATGCTCACGACGAGCACCTCGGCGTCGATGGACTCTCTCGACGGACGTACGAACGGCTCGGACTCCCGACGTGA
- a CDS encoding 4Fe-4S dicluster domain-containing protein, which yields MAIDPQFHENREQVDEHEGHVVWGPVDEPEELGIHGTHVAVDFDLCIADGACLEDCPVDVFEWVDTPGHPESEEKADPAKEAQCIDCMLCVDVCPVDAIDVDAGRTA from the coding sequence ATGGCCATAGACCCTCAGTTCCACGAGAACCGCGAACAGGTCGACGAACACGAAGGTCACGTCGTCTGGGGCCCCGTCGACGAACCGGAAGAACTCGGCATCCACGGTACGCACGTCGCGGTCGATTTCGACCTCTGTATCGCGGACGGCGCCTGCCTTGAGGACTGCCCGGTCGACGTTTTCGAGTGGGTCGACACGCCGGGCCACCCCGAGAGCGAAGAGAAGGCGGACCCGGCCAAGGAGGCGCAGTGTATCGATTGTATGCTCTGTGTCGACGTTTGCCCGGTCGATGCGATCGACGTCGACGCCGGACGAACGGCGTAG
- a CDS encoding DUF6757 family protein — protein sequence MNCHYCDREAAFAAETDGLRVGLCEEHFRERLQELAEADGLENLKEKVDVDRAE from the coding sequence ATGAACTGCCACTACTGTGACCGCGAGGCCGCCTTCGCAGCGGAGACCGACGGACTCAGAGTTGGCCTTTGCGAGGAACACTTCCGCGAGCGGTTACAGGAACTCGCCGAAGCTGACGGACTCGAGAACTTGAAGGAAAAAGTCGACGTCGACCGAGCCGAGTAA
- a CDS encoding ammonium transporter has protein sequence MEPTLLQSDVAVLAEGINLMWVLMVSFLIFFMHAGFAMLEAGQVRSKNVANQLTKNLLTWSVGVTVFFLIGVGADSFVAGGGFAPGFDVGGVNDWVGWLFGAVFAMTAATIVSGAVAGRAKLRAYVAYTFLLAAVIYPVVTGLTWSGGLLSYNGVVFDDFAGGMIVHGMGGIAGLTAAWMLGPRLERYNDDGSANVIPGHSLTFAVLGTLILAFGWYGFNVGTAATVFTVTESGELALGAFATVGRVAMTTTIAMACGAMGAGLVAWLKTGKVDTLYVANGLLAGLVGITAIPHASTWWGAFLVGGLAGAQLPLVFGFVENYLKIDDVCAVFPVHGSAGVLGTLLLPIVASPEYMSGISGTRVDVFVAQVVGVVVIAGWTIVATAAVWGVLKAIDQARVTPEHERDGLDVSEHGVDTYPEFGKPDVATDGGSSEVVRADGSGPNADEIKMVTAIVRPDRLGEIKQSLAEAGAPSLTVTNVSGRGSQPAKTGQWRGEEYTVDLHQKVKIECVVADIPAETVVAAIREAAETGEPGDGKIFVLPVEAATQVRTGKTGTDAV, from the coding sequence ATGGAACCGACGCTGCTCCAGTCCGACGTGGCAGTGCTCGCAGAGGGTATCAACCTCATGTGGGTCCTTATGGTGTCGTTCCTGATCTTCTTCATGCACGCCGGCTTCGCGATGCTGGAAGCAGGTCAGGTGCGTTCGAAGAACGTCGCGAACCAGTTGACGAAGAACCTGTTGACCTGGTCAGTCGGCGTGACGGTGTTCTTCCTCATCGGCGTCGGCGCCGACAGTTTCGTCGCCGGAGGCGGCTTCGCCCCCGGATTCGACGTCGGCGGAGTAAACGACTGGGTCGGCTGGTTGTTCGGCGCCGTCTTCGCAATGACGGCCGCCACGATCGTCTCCGGGGCGGTCGCCGGCCGCGCGAAACTTCGCGCGTACGTCGCGTATACGTTCCTGCTAGCTGCGGTGATCTACCCGGTTGTCACCGGGCTCACGTGGTCCGGGGGGCTACTCTCGTACAACGGCGTCGTGTTCGACGACTTCGCCGGCGGGATGATCGTCCACGGGATGGGCGGCATCGCGGGGCTCACCGCCGCCTGGATGCTCGGACCGCGCCTCGAGCGTTACAACGATGACGGCTCCGCGAACGTCATTCCCGGCCACTCGCTGACCTTCGCCGTACTCGGGACGCTCATCCTCGCGTTCGGCTGGTACGGCTTCAACGTCGGGACCGCGGCGACGGTGTTCACCGTTACCGAATCGGGCGAACTCGCGCTCGGTGCCTTCGCTACCGTCGGGCGCGTCGCCATGACCACGACGATCGCGATGGCCTGCGGCGCGATGGGAGCCGGACTCGTCGCGTGGCTCAAGACCGGCAAGGTCGACACGCTGTACGTCGCGAACGGGTTGCTGGCTGGTCTCGTCGGCATCACCGCGATCCCCCACGCGTCGACCTGGTGGGGCGCGTTCCTCGTCGGCGGTCTCGCCGGCGCGCAGTTGCCGCTCGTCTTCGGGTTCGTCGAGAACTACCTGAAGATCGACGACGTCTGTGCAGTCTTCCCGGTTCACGGATCGGCCGGCGTCCTCGGGACGTTGCTGCTCCCGATCGTCGCTTCACCCGAGTACATGAGCGGCATTAGCGGAACCCGCGTGGACGTGTTCGTCGCGCAAGTCGTCGGCGTCGTCGTTATCGCCGGCTGGACGATCGTCGCGACAGCGGCGGTCTGGGGTGTGCTCAAGGCAATCGACCAGGCCCGCGTCACGCCCGAACACGAGCGCGACGGCCTGGACGTCTCCGAACACGGCGTCGATACCTACCCCGAGTTCGGCAAGCCGGACGTCGCCACCGATGGTGGATCGAGCGAGGTCGTGCGTGCAGACGGTAGCGGCCCGAACGCCGACGAAATCAAGATGGTCACGGCGATCGTTCGTCCCGACCGCCTCGGCGAAATCAAGCAATCGCTCGCCGAAGCCGGCGCGCCGTCGCTGACCGTCACGAACGTCTCCGGTCGCGGCTCACAGCCGGCGAAGACTGGGCAGTGGCGCGGCGAGGAGTACACGGTCGACCTCCATCAGAAGGTCAAGATCGAGTGCGTCGTCGCCGACATTCCGGCCGAAACGGTCGTCGCCGCCATCCGCGAAGCCGCCGAAACCGGCGAACCCGGTGACGGAAAGATCTTCGTCCTGCCCGTTGAAGCCGCGACGCAGGTCCGGACCGGCAAGACCGGTACCGACGCCGTCTAA
- the hemB gene encoding porphobilinogen synthase, protein MDLTHRPRRLRRDRVRGLVSETSLEPADLIAPVFVDATTDERRPIESMPGHERVPVGEAVARVEEVLETGVEAVMLFGIPESKDSEGSRAWADDGVIQAALRRISDETDAYVITDVCLCEYTDHGHCGPLEEELRADDVVEGGEPACEPTLTVDNDATLEALEKIVASHARAGADMVAPSGMMDGMVGAIRDALDREGFEHVPIMSYAAKYESAFYGPFRDAADGAPSFGNRRHYQMDPANAREALREVRLDAEQGADVLMVKPALPYLDIVSSVRREFDHPVAAYNVSGEYAMLHAAAEKGWLDLEDVALESLLSIKRAGADLILTYFAEAVAERLTAGRPR, encoded by the coding sequence ATGGATCTCACCCATCGCCCCCGACGGCTCAGGCGGGATCGGGTCCGCGGGCTCGTCAGCGAGACCAGCCTCGAGCCTGCCGACCTGATCGCCCCTGTGTTCGTCGACGCGACGACCGACGAGCGCCGCCCGATCGAGTCGATGCCCGGCCACGAGCGGGTCCCGGTCGGGGAGGCCGTCGCCCGCGTCGAGGAAGTCCTCGAAACGGGCGTCGAGGCGGTCATGCTCTTTGGCATTCCGGAATCGAAGGATTCCGAGGGAAGTCGCGCCTGGGCGGACGACGGCGTTATTCAAGCGGCGCTTCGGCGGATCAGCGACGAAACCGACGCGTACGTCATCACCGACGTCTGTCTCTGCGAGTACACCGATCACGGCCACTGCGGACCGCTCGAGGAGGAGTTGCGGGCCGACGACGTGGTCGAAGGGGGCGAGCCGGCCTGCGAACCCACGCTGACCGTCGACAACGACGCGACGCTCGAGGCTCTCGAGAAAATCGTCGCCTCACACGCCCGTGCGGGTGCCGACATGGTGGCACCGAGCGGGATGATGGACGGAATGGTCGGCGCCATCCGCGACGCCCTAGACCGGGAGGGCTTCGAACACGTGCCCATCATGAGCTACGCGGCCAAATACGAGAGCGCGTTCTACGGTCCGTTTCGGGACGCCGCCGACGGCGCCCCGTCGTTCGGAAACCGGCGTCACTACCAGATGGATCCCGCGAACGCTCGGGAGGCCCTGCGGGAGGTCCGACTCGACGCCGAGCAGGGCGCCGACGTCCTGATGGTCAAGCCAGCACTGCCGTATCTCGACATCGTCAGCAGCGTCCGCCGGGAATTTGACCATCCAGTCGCCGCTTACAACGTCTCCGGCGAGTACGCGATGCTCCATGCGGCCGCCGAGAAGGGGTGGCTGGATCTGGAGGATGTCGCGCTCGAATCGCTGCTCTCGATCAAGCGAGCGGGCGCAGATCTGATCCTGACGTACTTCGCTGAAGCTGTCGCGGAGCGACTGACAGCCGGCCGCCCCAGATAG